One genomic window of Nicotiana sylvestris chromosome 10, ASM39365v2, whole genome shotgun sequence includes the following:
- the LOC104247343 gene encoding zinc finger protein ZAT12-like — translation MTLKRSREEESVSVEKLAMANCADIMKRNQSLGRRIFECKTCKKQFDSFQALGGYRASHKNTTNKLMMTLLPVPIEPKKHECSFCGEEFSLGQALGGHMRKHRDQLNQVQHKKKKLQEKCDESEQQVVKEKKHNSNSERILFLDLNLTAYENELMTGVTSI, via the coding sequence ATGACGTTAAAGAGAAGCAGAGAAGAAGAATCAGTATCAGTGGAGAAACTAGCAATGGCGAATTGTGCGGATATCATGAAGAGGAATCAGTCATTAGGACGTAGAATCTTTGAGTGCAAGACATGCAAAAAACAGTTTGATTCGTTTCAAGCACTTGGTGGATACAGAGCAAGTCACAAGAATACAACAAATAAACTTATGATGACTCTTCTCCCTGTACCCATTGAGCCCAAGAAACACGAATGCTCCTTTTGCGGCGAAGAGTTCTCTCTGGGCCAAGCTTTGGGTGGTCACATGAGAAAGCACCGCGATCAGTTGAATCAAGTTCAGCATAAGAAGAAGAAGTTACAAGAAAAGTGTGATGAATCTGAACAACAAGTTGTTAAAGAAAAGAAGCATAATTCGAATAGTGAACGAATTTTGTTCTTGGATTTGAATTTGACGGCATATGAGAATGAGTTGATGACGGGGGTAACTTCCATATAG
- the LOC104247344 gene encoding septin and tuftelin-interacting protein 1 homolog 1 translates to MDDHQEMERFGMENDFEDGQWISGEFYYRKRKEKKRVQTKDDVLYGVFASDDSDSDYEGSFKKRKKGLSTKADLTKPVNFVSTGTVMPDQEIDRNFKEEKNQKMSEESKGLGSGASVGLGFGTSSSKNIAADGYTKTQAQIEIEEENFLPTAFGRMIKEGALRREKEREKEKSMLAKKSSESGRREPGGDVGGFEKHTKGIGMKLLEKMGYKGGGLGKNEQGILAPVEAKLRPKNMGMGFNDYKETSAPTLQESEGKPVARPAQPVEGHSKEKLWSKQAKKLKKVYITAEELLAKKQEQGLEVVQKVFDMRGPQVRVLTNLENLNAEDKARENDVPMPELQHNIRLIVDLAELDIQKIDSDLRNERETVVALQKEKEKFQAEAARQKRQLDNMEEIVSVLDRIGEESTSGTLNLDSLAAAFADLQQQYSEEYKLCNLSSIACSYAQPLFIRVFQGWDPLQTPTHGMEVVSRWKYLLQGDDIFTISDAASPYTQIFMEVVFPAIRISGTNNWQARDPEPMLRFLESWEKLLPPVVLQTILENIVLPKLSAAVDSWDPRRETIPIHSWVHPWLPLLGQRLESCYHTIRNRLESVLHAWHPSDMSAYYILSPWKTVFDTINWEKLMVRFIVPKLLNVMHEFQINPANQNLDQFYWVRTWATAIPIHHMLPILDIFFNKWEVVLYHWLCSKNPNFEEVTKWYLGWKELIPPELLANEHVRYRLNVGLDMMNQAVEGSEVAEPGLRENIRYLRVLEQRQFETQKKAAAQSQSRPSVGSNSGIQMDGTGGGDEMNLKRVIEVYAQQNDLLFQLKPGRMQDGHQIYGFGKISIIIDSLNQKVFAQVEDRWSLVSLEQLLDLQKSKSR, encoded by the coding sequence ATGGATGATCATCAGGAAATGGAAAGGTTTGGCATGGAGAACGATTTTGAAGATGGTCAGTGGATCAGTGGTGAGTTCTACTACCGGAAGCGCAAAGAAAAGAAGCGTGTTCAAACCAAGGATGATGTCCTCTATGGTGTTTTTGCTTCCGACGATAGTGACTCTGACTATGAGGGATCCTTCAAGAAGCGGAAAAAAGGCCTTTCCACGAAGGCTGACCTTACCAAACCTGTCAACTTTGTTTCAACTGGAACTGTCATGCCCGACCAAGAAATAGATCGCAATTTCAAAGAGGAGAAGAACCAGAAAATGTCCGAAGAGAGCAAAGGTTTGGGATCCGGAGCATCTGTTGGCCTTGGATTTGGTACTAGTTCCTCGAAGAATATTGCTGCTGATGGATACACCAAAACACAGGCCCAGATTGAAATTGAAGAGGAAAACTTTCTGCCCACTGCTTTTGGGAGGATGATTAAAGAAGGTGCCCTAAGACGTGAGAAAGAAAGGGAAAAGGAGAAGTCTATGTTGGCCAAGAAATCATCTGAATCAGGGAGAAGGGAACCTGGTGGTGATGTTGGTGGCTTTGAGAAGCATACCAAGGGGATTGGGATGAAGTTGCTTGAGAAGATGGGTTATAAGGGAGGTGGGTTGGGAAAAAATGAGCAAGGAATTTTGGCTCCAGTCGAGGCAAAGCTTAGGCCCAAGAATATGGGAATGGGCTTCAACGACTATAAGGAGACTAGTGCACCAACTCTTCAAGAATCAGAGGGAAAGCCTGTTgctcgtcctgctcaacctgtgGAAGGCCACTCAAAAGAGAAGCTTTGGTCAAAACAAGCTAAAAAACTAAAGAAGGTTTACATTACAGCTGAAGAGTTGTTAGCCAAAAAGCAGGAGCAGGGCCTGGAAGTTGTTCAGAAGGTCTTTGATATGAGGGGTCCACAGGTTCGAGTCTTGACGAATCTGGAGAACTTGAACGCTGAAGATAAAGCAAGGGAAAATGATGTTCCAATGCCTGAACTTCAGCATAATATTAGGTTGATTGTGGATTTGGCGGAACTCGACATACAAAAAATTGACAGTGATTTAAGAAATGAGAGAGAAACAGTTGTTGCTTTgcagaaggagaaggagaagttCCAAGCTGAGGCAGCTCGCCAGAAAAGGCAGCTTGATAATATGGAAGAGATTGTCAGTGTATTGGACCGGATTGGGGAAGAGAGCACATCTGGTACTCTGAACCTAGACTCCCTTGCAGCAGCATTTGCAGATTTGCAGCAGCAGTATTCTGAGGAATACAAACTCTGCAACTTGTCAAGCATAGCATGCTCAtatgctcagcctttatttatacGTGTTTTTCAAGGATGGGATCCACTTCAAACTCCAACACATGGAATGGAGGTGGTTTCCAGGTGGAAGTATCTTTTGCAAGGGGATGACATTTTTACTATCTCTGATGCTGCATCTCCTTATACTCAAATATTCATGGAAGTTGTTTTCCCTGCCATTAGAATATCCGGCACCAATAACTGGCAGGCAAGGGACCCTGAACCAATGCTTCGTTTTTTGGAGTCCTGGGAGAAGCTGTTGCCTCCTGTAGTCCTTCAGACAATACTGGAAAACATTGTCTTGCCCAAGTTATCAGCTGCTGTGGACTCCTGGGATCCACGTCGAGAAACAATTCCAATTCATTCCTGGgttcatccatggctgcccttatTGGGTCAAAGGTTGGAAAGCTGCTATCACACTATACGTAACAGATTGGAAAGTGTACTGCATGCTTGGCACCCAAGTGATATGTCTGCGTACTACATATTGTCTCCTTGGAAGACCGTGTTTGATACAATTAACTGGGAAAAACTGATGGTCAGATTTATTGTTCCAAAGTTGTTAAATGTAATGCATGAATTCCAAATAAATCCAGCAAATCAGAACCTTGATCAGTTCTATTGGGTCCGTACTTGGGCTACTGCTATTCCCATCCATCACATGCTTCCAATACTGGATATATTCTTCAACAAGTGGGAAGTAGTTTTGTATCACTGGTTATGCTCAAAAAACCCGAACTTTGAAGAAGTGACAAAATGGTATTTGGGTTGGAAGGAACTTATTCCACCTGAACTTCTGGCAAATGAACACGTTCGCTATCGACTTAATGTCGGTCTAGACATGATGAACCAGGCTGTTGAAGGCTCAGAGGTGGCTGAACCTGGTTTGAGGGAGAACATACGTTATCTTAGGGTTCTTGAACAAAGGCAGTTTGAGACTCAGAAAAAAGCAGCAGCGCAATCTCAATCCCGTCCTTCTGTGGGCTCGAACAGTGGAATCCAAATGGACGGTACAGGTGGCGGGGATGAGATGAACTTGAAAAGAGTTATTGAAGTTTATGCACAACAGAATGATTTGTTGTTCCAGCTTAAGCCGGGGCGAATGCAAGATGGTCATCAGATATATGGTTTTGGTAAAATCAGCATTATTATAGATTCTCTCAATCAGAAGGTATTTGCACAAGTAGAGGACAGGTGGTCTTTGGTGTCACTTGAGCAGCTGTTGGACCTGCAAAAGTCAAAGAGCCGATAA